One Acidimicrobiia bacterium genomic window, CAACCGGGCGTCGAACGCCGCGCACGGCTCGGTCCATTCGTCGCCGCCGACGAGGGCGACGGTTCCGGTCGGCTTGGTCACGGGGTGGATCCTACGAGCGGGCGTACGGCGCCGAGCGCACTCGCCTCCTCCGGCTACCCGCCGGTAGCCTCTCGCCGCCGCCCGGGACGACGGGCGCCGGGGAGGGACGGATTCATGTCGGTCAAGCGCGTTGGAATCGTTGGGTCGGGGATCATGGGCTCGGGCATCGCCGAGGTCGCGGCCAAGTCCGGGATCGAAGTGGTGTTGCGCAGTCGCTCCCAGAGCACGGCCGACGCCATGGTCGCGGGCCTGGAGAAGTCGCTCGCCAAGCAGGTCGACCGGGGCAAGCTCGAAGCGACCGAGCGCGACGCGGTGCTCGGTCGGGTGCGCGCCGTCGCCGACCTCGGCGAGCTGCGCGAGTGCGACCTCGTCATCGAGTCGATCGTCGAAGACCTCGCGGCCAAGAAGCACCTCTTCACCGAGCTCGACCGCATCTGTCCGGAGAGCACGATCCTCGCGACCAACACGTCGACGTTGCCCGTCGTCGAGATGGCGATGAACACCGGCCGTCCGGAAAAGGTGTGCGGCATCCACTTCTTCAATCCCGCGCCGATGATGGCGCTGGTCGAGGTCGTGCGCGCGATCACCTCCAGCGACGAGACGATCGAGACCGCGACCGCATTCGCGACCACGTGCGGCAAGAACGCCGTGCAGGTGAAGGATCAGGCGGGCTTCATCGTGAACGCACTGCTCTTCCCGTACCTGAACAACGCGGCCCGGCTCTTCGACGCCGGCGTCGCGACGCGCGACGACATCGACGCCGCCATGAAGGGCGGCTGCAACTTCCCGATGGGTCCGCTCGAGCTGCTCGACCTCGTCGGCCTCGACACGAGCCTCGCGATCCTCGATGCGCTGTACGACGAGTTCCGCGACCCCAACTACGCGCCGGCCCCGTTGCTTCGCCGCATGGTGAGCGCCGAGCGCCTCGGGCGGAAGTCCCGTCAGGGGTTCTACGACTACCGGTCCTAGGCTTCCGGCGTGGCCTCCGAACGGGACCGCCCCTGGGTGATGCGGACGTACTCGGGCCATTCGTCGGCCCGGGCGTCCAACGAGCTGTACCGCACGAACCTGTCGCGCGGGCAGACCGGCTTGTCGATCGCGTTCGATCTCCCGACGCAGACGGGCTACGACTCGGATGCGGCGATGGCGCACGGCGAGGTCGGCAAGGTCGGCGTTCCCGTGCCGACGATCGCCGAGATGCGCACCCTCTTCGACGACATCCCCGTCGAAGAGATGAACACGTCGATGACGATCAACGCGACCGCGATGTGGTTGCTCGCGTTGTACGTCGCGGTCGCGACCGAGCGGGGTGTCGATGCGTCGGCGCTCGCCGGCACGACGCAGAACGACATCATGAAGGAGTACCTGTCGCGGGGCACGTACATCTTCCCGCCGGCTCCGTCGCTGCGCCTCACGGTCGACCTCATCACGTGGACGGTCCTGCACGTCCCCGCGTGGAACCCGATCAACGTGTGCTCGTACCACCTGCAAGAGGCGGGCGCGACACCCGTGCAGGAGATCGCATTCGCATTGGCGACCGCCATCGACGTGCTCGACGCGGTGCGCGCGTCGGGGCGCGTTCCGGAGGCCGACTTCGTCACGGTCGTCGAGCGCATCTCGTTCTTCTTGAACTCGGGCATCCGGTTCGTCGAAGAGGTCTGCAAGGTTCGTGCGTTCACGGAGCTGTGGTCGTCGCTGACCGAGACGCGGTACGGCATCACCGACGCGAAGGCGCGCCGCTTCCGGTACGGCGTGCAGGTGAACTCGCTCGGGCTGACCGAGGCGCAGCCCGAGAACAACATCCAGCGGATCGTGCTCGAGACGTTGGGCGTGACGTTGTCGAAGCGGGCTCGGGCGCGGGCGGTGCAGCTGCCGGCTTGGAACGAGGCGTTGGGACTCCCCCGGCCGTGGGACCAGCAGTGGTCGCTGCGGATCCAGCAGGTCCTCGCGTTCGAGACCGACCTGCTGGAGTACGACGACATCTTCGACGGGTCGAAGGTGATCGAGGCGAAGACGGCCGCGTTGGCCGAGTCGGCTCGGGCCGAGCTCGACCGCATCCTCGATGCCGGCGGCGCCTTCGCGAACATCGAGCAGCTCAAGGGCG contains:
- a CDS encoding protein meaA, whose translation is MASERDRPWVMRTYSGHSSARASNELYRTNLSRGQTGLSIAFDLPTQTGYDSDAAMAHGEVGKVGVPVPTIAEMRTLFDDIPVEEMNTSMTINATAMWLLALYVAVATERGVDASALAGTTQNDIMKEYLSRGTYIFPPAPSLRLTVDLITWTVLHVPAWNPINVCSYHLQEAGATPVQEIAFALATAIDVLDAVRASGRVPEADFVTVVERISFFLNSGIRFVEEVCKVRAFTELWSSLTETRYGITDAKARRFRYGVQVNSLGLTEAQPENNIQRIVLETLGVTLSKRARARAVQLPAWNEALGLPRPWDQQWSLRIQQVLAFETDLLEYDDIFDGSKVIEAKTAALAESARAELDRILDAGGAFANIEQLKGELVQSHADRMRRIESGDISIVGVNTFTETAPSPLTEQLEGEASFLVVDPAAEREQVTALREWRASRDDTLVAAALDGLRAAASSADAELMEPTLALVRAGGTVGEWSGVLREVFGEYRAPTGIGRVASAASSGLLAVRERVQTAVAGGHRPIRILVGKPGLDGHSNGAEQIAVAARDAGMEVVYQGIRLRPEEIAAAARDEDVDVVGLSILSGSHLELVPETMRALRDDGVSAPVVVGGIIPEADQARLLAAGVARVYTPKDYRLADIMGDIADLVLGDSGMPADRAS
- a CDS encoding 3-hydroxybutyryl-CoA dehydrogenase → MSVKRVGIVGSGIMGSGIAEVAAKSGIEVVLRSRSQSTADAMVAGLEKSLAKQVDRGKLEATERDAVLGRVRAVADLGELRECDLVIESIVEDLAAKKHLFTELDRICPESTILATNTSTLPVVEMAMNTGRPEKVCGIHFFNPAPMMALVEVVRAITSSDETIETATAFATTCGKNAVQVKDQAGFIVNALLFPYLNNAARLFDAGVATRDDIDAAMKGGCNFPMGPLELLDLVGLDTSLAILDALYDEFRDPNYAPAPLLRRMVSAERLGRKSRQGFYDYRS